In Oscillospiraceae bacterium, one DNA window encodes the following:
- a CDS encoding class B sortase yields MENRKKKRPLTKQQKLMMNGLLVIFMAALIFSGAMLANNYIRESADRKRVASDLNLFQNPSMVTNPGEDPYKEVEFPAGILEQLKPFYARNPELVGFITIDGIKDFGYPIVQTDNNDKYYRKNLDLKYSKEGTAFVDYKVDLNAPNQNILIHGHNNKNGLMFGPLEKYNALMYGLDLYKKAPVIKFYGINDVREFKIVGFVVANVKWEDGPTFDFAVTDLSDPAVFNNFKTEVEARTVVNTGYSLEYGDTVMTLHSCCYYFKNVRFLVIARALRPGEDPNVDTNLAKIEFDAVMPDTYVDIYDIGTRAGAYFGNPS; encoded by the coding sequence ATGGAGAATCGAAAGAAGAAAAGACCCCTGACAAAACAGCAGAAACTGATGATGAACGGGCTGCTGGTGATTTTTATGGCGGCGCTGATTTTTTCCGGCGCGATGCTCGCGAACAACTATATCCGGGAATCCGCCGACCGGAAGCGCGTGGCCTCCGATCTGAATTTGTTTCAAAATCCCTCCATGGTGACCAATCCCGGCGAAGACCCCTATAAAGAAGTGGAATTCCCGGCGGGAATTCTCGAACAGCTCAAGCCGTTCTATGCGCGCAACCCGGAGCTTGTCGGCTTCATCACCATCGACGGCATCAAAGATTTCGGTTATCCGATCGTGCAGACCGACAACAACGATAAATATTACCGCAAAAACCTCGATTTGAAATATTCCAAAGAGGGCACCGCGTTCGTCGATTACAAGGTCGACCTGAACGCCCCGAACCAGAACATACTCATCCACGGACATAACAACAAAAACGGCCTGATGTTCGGCCCGCTCGAAAAATACAACGCGCTGATGTACGGGCTCGATCTCTATAAAAAAGCCCCCGTCATCAAATTCTACGGCATCAACGACGTCAGAGAGTTTAAAATCGTCGGTTTTGTCGTCGCCAACGTCAAATGGGAAGACGGCCCTACCTTCGATTTCGCCGTGACCGATCTCAGCGACCCCGCGGTGTTCAACAATTTCAAGACCGAAGTTGAGGCCAGAACGGTCGTCAACACGGGCTATTCGCTTGAATACGGCGACACCGTTATGACCCTGCACTCCTGCTGCTATTATTTCAAAAACGTGCGCTTCCTTGTGATCGCGCGCGCGCTGCGTCCGGGCGAGGACCCGAACGTCGATACAAACCTCGCCAAAATCGAATTCGACGCCGTGATGCCCGACACCTACGTCGATATCTACGACATCGGGACCCGCGCCGGCGCCTATTTCGGAAATCCCTCGTAA
- a CDS encoding DUF3048 domain-containing protein translates to MRRTLAALLIFSLFLAAGCGTVQEYSGPEFSDPWAGLSSEEASAPPAVSETPKSAGAEYVSTGTLNPLTGQSNLPSYMARTRPVSVLINNYVKALPQNGITAADLVIEAEAEGGITRLLAFYSDWRSAPVIGSIREARLHFLDLAQSFDSIMVYMGANQETKDAAKARGYKTLDAAYYSDKELTYRDEELKKTRAAEHTVMTNGEMLTKVISSSKMRTALGDDYPQTCFKFAAGGELVIPPAFRARAVYLPVGLNAEYHFDETTGLYMRSLAGAAQTDLNNGEQVGVTNVLVLFAKQYANPNDATMVTIDINAGEGYYFSMCGGRKIYWQKGVGETDRITLYDEKGNELTLNQGRTWINIISTTLADRVTWTQIG, encoded by the coding sequence ATGAGAAGAACGCTCGCCGCCCTTTTGATTTTTTCTTTGTTTTTGGCGGCCGGCTGCGGAACGGTGCAGGAATACAGCGGCCCTGAGTTTTCGGACCCGTGGGCGGGGCTTTCCTCCGAAGAGGCCTCGGCGCCTCCCGCAGTGTCCGAAACGCCGAAAAGCGCCGGAGCCGAGTATGTGTCTACCGGAACGCTCAATCCGCTGACCGGACAGAGCAACCTTCCGTCTTATATGGCGCGCACAAGGCCCGTCTCGGTGCTTATCAACAACTACGTCAAAGCGCTGCCGCAAAACGGCATTACGGCCGCGGATCTCGTGATCGAAGCCGAAGCCGAGGGCGGAATCACCCGCCTGCTCGCGTTTTATTCCGACTGGCGCTCCGCGCCCGTGATCGGCTCGATCCGCGAAGCCCGGCTGCATTTTCTCGATCTGGCCCAATCGTTTGACTCGATCATGGTTTACATGGGCGCGAACCAGGAGACGAAAGACGCTGCGAAAGCGCGGGGATACAAGACCCTCGACGCGGCCTATTATTCCGATAAAGAGCTGACCTACCGCGACGAAGAACTCAAAAAGACCCGCGCCGCCGAGCACACGGTGATGACAAACGGCGAAATGCTCACCAAAGTGATCTCCTCGTCAAAAATGCGCACCGCGCTCGGGGACGATTACCCGCAGACCTGTTTTAAATTCGCCGCCGGCGGCGAACTGGTCATTCCGCCGGCATTCCGGGCAAGAGCGGTTTATCTGCCGGTCGGATTGAACGCCGAATATCATTTCGACGAAACGACAGGCCTTTACATGCGGTCCCTCGCAGGCGCCGCGCAGACCGATCTCAACAACGGCGAACAGGTCGGCGTGACCAACGTCCTTGTGCTTTTTGCCAAACAATACGCGAATCCGAACGACGCAACGATGGTTACCATTGACATCAACGCCGGAGAGGGGTATTATTTCTCTATGTGCGGCGGCCGGAAGATTTACTGGCAGAAAGGCGTCGGGGAGACAGACCGGATCACGCTCTACGACGAAAAGGGCAATGAGCTGACACTCAACCAGGGCAGGACCTGGATCAACATCATATCGACAACACTTGCCGACCGGGTCACCTGGACGCAGATCGGCTGA
- a CDS encoding RnfABCDGE type electron transport complex subunit B codes for MSDIILPIIIVSAIALFGGVLLVACSVFMTVPVDEREAKIRDALPGANCGGCGFAGCSEYAAAVAGGNAPAYLCVPGGTATAEKIGKITGLGVIRIVPKTAVVCCGGSKDKVEIKMNYRGIRTCAAASTFYGGISACTYGCMGLGDCAAVCVYGAMKIEHGLAKVDQSKCTGCSTCAKACPKGLIKLVRTDATHIVLCSSHDKGATTHRTCEAGCLGCGKCVNTCPSGAIVLDNNLAVIDPAKCTGCGACVGVCPTGAIHSRRKFADAFPARKSS; via the coding sequence ATGAGTGACATCATTCTTCCGATTATCATCGTCTCCGCCATCGCGCTGTTCGGCGGCGTGCTGCTCGTGGCCTGCTCGGTGTTTATGACCGTTCCGGTCGATGAACGGGAAGCCAAGATCCGCGACGCGCTTCCGGGCGCGAATTGCGGCGGCTGCGGATTTGCCGGCTGTTCGGAATACGCGGCCGCGGTCGCGGGCGGGAACGCGCCGGCTTACCTGTGCGTGCCCGGCGGAACGGCGACCGCCGAAAAGATCGGCAAGATCACCGGACTCGGCGTCATCCGGATCGTGCCGAAGACCGCCGTCGTCTGCTGCGGCGGCTCCAAGGACAAAGTGGAAATCAAAATGAATTACCGCGGGATCAGGACCTGTGCCGCCGCCTCGACCTTTTACGGCGGAATCAGCGCCTGTACCTACGGCTGCATGGGCCTCGGCGACTGCGCCGCGGTCTGCGTCTACGGCGCGATGAAGATCGAACACGGACTGGCGAAAGTCGACCAGAGCAAATGCACGGGGTGTTCCACCTGCGCAAAGGCCTGTCCGAAAGGCCTGATCAAATTGGTCCGGACCGATGCGACGCACATCGTGCTGTGTTCCAGCCATGACAAGGGCGCGACGACCCACAGGACCTGTGAAGCGGGCTGCCTCGGCTGCGGCAAATGCGTGAACACCTGCCCGAGCGGCGCCATCGTACTCGACAACAATCTCGCGGTCATCGACCCGGCAAAATGCACGGGCTGCGGCGCCTGCGTCGGCGTCTGCCCGACCGGCGCGATCCATTCCCGCAGGAAATTCGCGGACGCATTTCCCGCGCGAAAATCGTCTTGA